The DNA region GTGCAATAGCATCGGCTTCACTAATCGTGCTGGCTTTAACCCGCGTCACAAGTCCCGAGGCGTTATGGTGGGTAGTATTCCATTCATCCATGCCATCAAGTGCAGCATCGCTTTGGTGAATCGCTAACACCGGACCTTCGGCCAAAGTATTTAACTGGCTGTCGGTAACTATGGTCGCAATTTCGATTATTTTGTCGTGATCTGGATTTAATCCGGTCATTTCCAGATCGACCCAAACTAAGTTGTGTTGTTTTTTATTGTGAGATGGCATTTGCGCTATTTATAACCTTATTAACTGTTCGTCACTATAGTAGAGGAAATTTCTCTTTTTCCATAGTATGATTAGGCCTATTTTGTGAATTACTAACGATAAATTAAGATACTACTTTGGCTAAACAAAAAAAGTTAACGAAAGGGCAAATACGTCGGGTTCGCAGTAACCAAGACAAACGTTTGTCTTCATCGAAGAAAAAATCTCGTAATGTCGAGTGGCAAGACAATCAATTAGGCGATCAAGAAGATGGACTAGTGATCAGTCGTTATGGTCAGCACGCTGACATTGAAGCTGACGACGGCAACGTTCATCGTTGTAACTTGCGCCGGGCCATTGGCTCGATCGTGACCGGCGATCGGGTGGTTTGGCGTAAAGGCAACGAAACCTTTTCTGGCATTAGTGGCGTGGTTGAAGCCGTGCACGAACGAACATCTGAACTAACTCGACCTGACTATTACGATGGCGTAAAAGTTATTGCATCGAACATTGATCAGATATTTATTGTGTCATCGGTGGTACCCGCTTTTTCAAGTCAGATTATTGACCGTTATTTAGTGGCGGCTGAAAATGTCGAAATTAAACCGATTATCGTGCTCAATAAAATCGATTTGCTCGATGACGAAGGTTTAGAGTTGCTTGACTCGATGCTGGAAGTCTATCGTCAGCTCGGTTATGAAGTGGTGATGTTATCAAGTCATACTGGCGAGTCGGTAGCGACTATTAACGGCATGCTCGACGGGAAGGTTAGCGTATTCGTTGGTCAATCAGGGGTTGGTAAGTCTTCTTTAATTAACGCACTAATGCCCGATGCTGAATTGGTCATTGGTGATGTTTCAGCAAACTCAGGTTTGGGTACTCATACGACTACCACCGCTAAACTGTTGCATTTTGCCCAAGGTGGCGACTTAATTGACAGCCCTGGCGTACGTGAGTTTGGTTTATGGCATATTGATCCCGAACGCATTGCTTGGTGTTTTATCGAGTTTAGACAGTATTTGGGTGGCTGTAAATTCCGCGATTGTAAACATGGCAACGATCCCGGCTGCTTGTTAGCTCAAGCGGTTGAAGATGAAATAATAGATCAAGAACGCTTCGACAACTTCCATCGGATTATTGATTCTTTAGAAAATAACAAAGCGAATCGGCATATAGCTGGCTCAGAGTAATCTTCTTTATATACTTTGCTTACAAGGATACTTAAGTGAATTTCAGTGACAAATTAAAAATCGTCGGTCAATATTGTTTGCCTAAACATGCGCTATCACGCTTAACCGGCGCATTTGCAGCGGCTGAATGTGGCAAGGTTACTACCGCCATTATTGGTTGGTTTATTAAACGTTACCAAGTCGACATGGCTGAAGCAGAGCGCGAGCAACCACAAGACTATGTGACTTTTAACGATTTTTTTACCCGAGCATTAAAGCCAGGTTTACGCCCAATTGCCCAAACTGACTTAGTGTTGCCGGTTGACGGCTGTGTTAGCCAATTAGGTCCAATGCAAACGGGACGGATTATTCAGGCCAAAGGGCACGATTATTCAGCCTTTACCTTGTTAGGTGGTGATAAGTCACGCGCTAAGCCATTTAATCATGGCCATTTTGCGACTATTTATTTAGCGCCTAAAGATTATCACCGTATTCATATGCCAATGGACGCGACATTGCGTGAAATGGTTTATGTACCTGGCGATCTATTTTCGGTCAATCCATTAACAGCCGCCAACGTGCCGGGTTTATTTGCCCGTAACGAACGTGTTGCCGCAATTTTTGATACCGAATTTGGCCCAATGGCGATGGTATTGGTCGGTGCAACTATTGTTGCCAGCATTGAAACGTCTTGGCATGGTACTGTAACACCACCGTCAAACCAGCTTGACAGTTGGGACTACCCAGCCGATGGTGAGCAAGCGATTACCTTTAAAAAAGGTGATGAAATGGGGCTGTTCAAATTGGGCAGTACCGTTGTGATGTTATTTGGCGATGACATGTTATCGCACTTTGAACCGCACTTAGTTGCTGGCACTGTCACTCGCCTTGGTCAGCCAATGGCAAGCTTAAATAATACGGCCGCCTCAGACCAATAATCAGAGACACTCGATGAATGACTATCAGCGTAGTTTAATTCAGCTGCACGGCGGGGTGCTGTTATTTGGCGGCACTTCGTTGTTTTCTCATTTGTTGCCTTGGTCGGCGCTCGACATTACCATGTTGCGTACCGCCATTGCTGCGCTGGCCTTAATGCTTATTATTAAGTATCAAGGCGATCGGCTTAGGCTGAACAGCGGCAAAGATTATCTGATGGCGCTACTATTAGGCCTGATCGTTGGCGCGCATTGGGTAACCTATTTTATGGCGATGCAGTTGTCTAATGTCGCCATTGGTATGTTAGCTTTTTTCTGTTATCCGGTAGTCACGGTCTTTCTCGAACCATTATTTAATAAAACCCGAGCCCATCAGCGTGACATTTTATGCGCGCTGGCGGTATTTGTTGGGGTTTATTTATTGATCCCCGAACTTGATGTGAGCAACGATACCACCCTTGGCATTGCGATTGGGGTGTTTTCTGGTTTCTTGTTTGCACTGCGTAACGTCTTGCACAAGCGTTACTTTAGTCATTACAAAGGCACCCAGGCAATGTTTTATCAAACCTTGGTGGTCGCTATTATGTTGTCGCCATTTCTTGAATTAGATCCGCTGAGCATGAGTGGTTTGGTGGTTGATGGCAAGTTGGGTGAATTTGGCCTGTTGTTATTGCTGTCAGTGGTGTTCACCGCGCTGCCACATTCATTTTTAGCCAACAGCCTTAAGAATCTATCAGCTAAAACCGCCGGGCTAATCTCTTGCTTGCAACCGCTTTATGGCGTGGTGTTAGCTGCACTTATTCTTGGCCAGTGGCCAAGCTCTATGGTGTATATTGGTGGCGCGTTAATTGTTATGTCAGCGGTGTTTGAAACCATTGCCGTAACTAAAGGCTCGAAGAAAACCCGATAAAAAATCCCCGATGTTCGTCTGAATATCGGGAATTTATCACTTCACTTACCTTATTCTATCTTCGATCATCAGTTAGAAAAGAAACTTAAAAAATCATCAAATACTGACTTTGCGGCTTTTACTGGCGCGGCATAGCATGATTCGGTGTTCTGCCAAGTCGACTCTAACGCAGGTAACTGCACCACATCGTTACAATATTTGTCAGATGGCCGTCCCGTGACACTTGAAAAGTAACCCGAAACGATATTGCCCGGCGGTGCGAGCGAAATAGACTGCGCGCCATGCCGTTTAATCATTTCACTATAAACCGTTAACGCGCCTGACGAACCGGTTAATCCCGTTGATTTATTGTCGTCGCGACCAAGCCAAACAATGGTGGCTTCGTTATGGTCGAATCCGGCGTACCAACTGTCACGTAAATCGTCGGTCGTGCCTGTTTTACCCGCCAGCCTTTTGTTTGGATGTTGCCAGCGTAATGATCTGGCGGTACCCGACTGAGTCACTTGGTGCATTGCAAACTTAGTGAGGAATGCGGCGCTAGGGCTGATAGCCTGAACGGGATCAGGGTTATAACCATAAAAGCTTTCGCCGCTTTCAGTGATAACCGCGATAACAGTATGCAGCTGTTTAGTTTCGCCACCATTGGCCAAGCTTTGGTAAAGTTGACTTATTTGCCACGGACTGGCTTCAATTGCCCCTAATAACATTGAGGGCAGTTGCTTTATTTCATCTTTCCAGCCAGCTCTATTTAGGGTAAAGGTTACATTATCTAGCCCCACTGCCATGCCTAAATTAACGGTTGGCACATTGTAAGAGTGACTTAATGCGTCCATTAATGAGACTTGCTGACGGTACTTTTTGTCATAATTGAGCGGGCGCCAAGTTTGGCCATGGCCATCGGTTAACGTTAGTGGCTTATCTTCAAGCATGGTCGCTAAGTTAAACTGACCGGCGTTTTCTAGCGCACTAGCATATACAAAGGGTTTAACTAATGAGCCGATTGGGCGAATCGCATTAAGAGCGCGGTTAAAGCCAGCATAGTTAGCGTTGGTGCCATCGACTAATGCTTTTACTTGGCCGGTTCGATAATCGGTCACAACGACAGCGCCTTGCAAATGCGATGTTTTGGCTGACTTTTCGAGTTGTTTAACCCGTTTGGTTAAACTTTGCTGGGCAAAGCGTTGGGTACTGGTGTCTAACGTCGTATAAATAGACAGGCCAGAGGCTTGGGATAAATCCTGACTAAAACGTTGGGATAATTCTTGTTTTACTAAAGACATAAAGCCATGGTATTTGCCATTGCTGCCAATGCCATTTTTTAAGCCCAGTGACGATTTTGCCGCCGTTTGATATTCGCCAACGCTAATGAAGTTTTGCTTGAGCATTTGGCGTAGCAGAAAATCTCGGCGTTTTAAGGCACGCTTTGGCTGACGTTTAGGGCTGTAATAACTCGGGCCTTTGATCATCGCGACTAACAGCGCGGTTTGCGCTGGGGTTAATTCATTGATCGGGCGGGCAAAATAAAACTCACTGGCTAAACCAAAACCGTTAATACTTAAGGCACCGTTTTGGCCTAAAAATACTTCGTTGAGGTAAATTTCTAGTAACTGATCTTTCGAGTACTTCAGCTCAATTAATACCGAATAATAGGCTTCCTTAACCTTACGCCATAAACTGCGCTCACTGGTTAAAAAGACATTTTTAACCAGCTGCTGAGTTAAGGTTGAGCCACCTTGCACTGTGCGGCCTGCTTTTATGTTCGCGACAAGCGCACGTAAAATAGAGACTGGTGCAATGCCATTGTGGCTATAAAACTGGCGATCTTCGGTATGAATTAAGGTTTCAATTAACAATTCTGGAAATTGTTCACGCGGCACAAATATGCGATCTTCGGTGCTGCCATTGTTTAAGCGTTTTAACAGTTTTGGCTCAATGTTAAACTGAGCAATCGCTTGTTTTTCACCATGATTAACAATTGAATGTAAGCTATCCCCCTTAAAAGTTAACATTGTCCGTTGCGATGGGGTGTCGCCATCAACATAACTAAAGGTGCGCCGATAAAGATCAATCTTAGTGGTTGAAATTGCGTATTCACCCGGCGAGTTTGGGTTGCCAACTCGCCGGTAATTGAGCTGTTTTAGCTCGTTAAGCACTTGATCGCGACTAATTGACTGGCGCGGACGCAAGGTCATTGATTGTGCGTAGACCTTAGCGGGAATATTCCAGTGATCATAGGCAAACTTTTGGTCAATTTTGCCATCAAGATATACGCCATAGCTGGCCACAGCCACCACCATAATAAAACTTAATTTGGCGACGAACTTTAGCGCTTTTTTACGCCATAGTGCTTTTTTGTTAGCTTTTGCTTTAGCTGTAGTGCTGGTCTTTTTTTTGCTGGTCATTAAGTGGCTACTTTTAGGGCGACTGCGGGTCGCTAATTTATCGTTTAGTGGGCGAGTTCATGTGCTTTTTAACTCGGGTCGTTGGCATTGCAATGGCCGGATCTTCAGGCCAATAATGCTTCGGGTAACGCCCTTTCATATCTTTTTTGACTAACTGGTAACTGCCATGCCAAAAGTTGGCTAAGTCCTGCGTCAGCTGAATCGGTCGCATCGCCGGAGACAGCAGTTCAATTAATAGTATTATTTTACCCTGGCTAATTGCCGGATTGTTCATTATGCCGAACATTTCCTGAATTCTAACTGAAAGCTTAACCTGTTGGCTATCACTGTAATCAAGCCGAATGCTAGAACCGCTCGCTACTTGGTAATGAGTTGGAAATAATTGATTCAATTGTTGCTGCTTGGCCCAATCTAACCGTGAAAGCAGGGCGTCGCTAACATTAATCTGTTTGAGCGCGGTCAGCTTCTTGGCACCATTAAAATAGGGTAACAACCATTGTGATAACTGTTCCAGCAAGCAGCTTTCGCTAAAGTCTGGCCACTGGGCGGGATCGCTTTGGTGGGCAAAGTTGAGTCGCTGCAGTAACTGGTTATCGTTTTTGGTTAAATCAAGATACTTTAACCCGTTGGATCTAATACCGGCCATCAGTGCTAATTCCAGCTGTTGACGGTCTATTTGGGTGAGTGGTCGCTCGCTTACGGTAAGTTTACCTATTTTTCGCTGTGCTAGCGCTCGAACCTTGTTGGTTTTGTCGTCCCATTGCAATAAGTCGTGATCGTTAAAGTGTTCAGGGCTGTATTGCTCGAGCTGGCTGAGATCAAGTTCAGCGCCAAGAAATATCCGGCCTTCGTTGGCACTTTGAAAGCTGCCTTGCTCAAAACTCATTAAGTCGGCAACCACGATGTAATCGTGACTAAAGTGACTGTGGGTCGGTACACTGGCGCCAAAGCCATTGGCCAATAAATATTTTTCATCACCACTATTATTGCTATTGCTATTGCTATTGCTATTATCAGGGCGGCGTTTAGCGATGCGATCGGGAAAAGCTTGAGCCAGCAACAAACCGCACAGCTGACTGTCAGCGCTAAACTGGCGCTTATCAAGCTTGAGGCGTTGGCGATATTTGTTAGCTTGGCTAATAATTTGTTTGTCGGTATAAGACAGTGCTTTTGCATTTAATAAATGATTAAGATGAGTGCTAATGTCTATTTGGTTGGCTACAACACCGCCTTGCTCTAACACCGCGGCTAAATAGCAGGCTAGGGCCGCCAATTGTGGTTGTTGTTGCTTGGTTGCCCATAACATCATGTGGGCCATGCGCGGATCGGTACCAAATTGATAAATAGCCTGACCGTGCGCCGTTAATTGAACATGGCTGTCGAGTGCGCCGAACTCGCTGAGGAGCTGGCGAGCTTGGGTTAAATTATGTGTTGGTGGCGGGTTAAGCCAGCGTAACTGGGTTGGGTCTTGCACGCCCCATTTGGCTAGTTCAAGAGCCAGTGACAATAAGTCGCTGACCAATATTTGTGGTTGGTCGAACTTTGCGAGGCGGCTTTGCTGCTCTGCCGACCATAAGCGCCAACAATGGCCAGCCTGAACGCGACCAGCACGGCCTGCGCGTTGCTCGGCCGAGGCCTGAGATATCTGTTCTTTTTTAAGGTGGGTTACGCCGTTATGACGATTAAAGACCGCCTTGTTCACTAGGCCGCTATCAATCACCAGTGAAATACCTTCAATGGTTATTGAGGTTTCGGCGATATTAGTCGCTAGCACCACTTTTCGGCGCCCGGGCACTGTGCTCGATATTGCTTGGTCTTGTTGCTGCTGACTGAGCTGACCGTACAGCGGCAACACATCGATATTAGCGGGCTGTTGGCCCAAAGCGCTCGCAACTTTTTTTATTTCACTGGCGCCGGGTAAAAACACCAAAATATTCCCGTCATATTCACTCAGCGCTATGTTAACTAGCTTGGCGACTTGCGGTGGCAAAGGCAGTTTGGTATTGCGGGGTTTGTAGTGCAGATCAACCGGGTAGCAGCGACCTTGCGACTCAATCGCCACAGCATCGGGCATCAGTTGCTGCATTTGCTCGCCATTTAGGGTCGCTGACATGACGAGTAAATGTAAATCGTCGCGCAGGACATCGCCAATCTCTAAACACAAGGCCAAACTAGTATCAGCATGAATGCTGCGCTCGTGGTATTCGTCAAAAATAATTAAACCGACATCGGCCAGTTCCGGATCTTGTTGCAGCATCCGGGTCAAAATACCTTCGGTAATAATCTCTAATCGAGTAGTGTTCGACGTTTGATGATCGCCTTTTATGCGATAACCGACCGTTTCACCCACTTTTTCGCCCAGTTGCTTGGCGATATAGCGGGCAATATTACGCGCGGCCAATCGGCGTGGTTCAAGCATTAGAATTTTTTTATCAGCAAACGATGGGTGCTGTAATAGCTGCAGCGGTAAATAGGTTGATTTACCGGCGCCGGGCGGGGCTTGCAGTAATACTTGATTATGACTGGCCAGTGCGGCATTTAATTGGTCTAGGACCAAGCTAACGGGAAGTTGATTCAAAAAAATTCCTAATAAACGATATGTATTGCTAGCGCAGTGCGTGTGGCTTAAGCATTATTGTTGCAGTTAGTGTTAACGATTGTAGATCTGGCTTGGCGTAATAATTTGCGGCAGTGGAATATCCCAAGCCGCGATTGGCAAACTATCTACCTGTTGGCACTCATGCGCTAACCCAATTGGGTAAGGCCCTTGGCCTTGCGAAAAAGCGCCTAAGGTACGGTCATAATAACCGCCGCCCATGCCCATGCGATTGCCTTGCCTGTCAAAAGCGACTAATGGGGTAAAAATAATGTCTAACTGCGCGGTTGGGCAAAGTTTTGTTACATCAAGTTTGGGTTCTTTAATGCCGTATTTATTACTGACCATCGGCGAATTAGCCTGATAGCGAATAAAAATTAAATTGCCGGCACTAAAAGGGTGCAACCGTGGCAAATAGACTTCTTTGCCTTGACGCCATAAAGCCTCAATTAAGGGCATTGGATCGAGTTCACCGTCATTGGCGAGATAAATAGCAACCTTGGTCGCCTGCTGTAACTTAGGGTGACCGATCAGCTGTTTAACTAATTGCTGCGAGGCTTGTTGTTGCTCGGTTTGGCTAAGTTGCTGACGCGATAAACGCACTTGTTGGCGTATTTGTTGGCGTAACGGTGCTGGGGTTGCTGCTCGATTCATTGGATTAAGCTTGCTAAAGAGATTTATGGCTAGTGTAGAGGATTTTTGAACCAAGGTGAATGGCCAAGTTGTCATCTCAAAAAGCATTATATTTACATTAAGGTAATCAAGCGTGCAGGAGTTTATACAAAGGTTTCAATCTTGAAGGATATAGTTAATTCCCAGAGTGCCGCTGTTAGACATTTGGTCCTCGAACCGTAGGGTTCAAGGCGGGAGTCAATCATCACCGTAGGCTTCCCGGTACATGCCGGGCTTGCGCAAAAGCAAAGGGATTGACACCCTGGGTGTGTATATTGGCTCGGGAACTCAGCCCACTGACGCACACCCCAGGAATTGAATTTAGTATATTCCAGATCGGCGGTCTTGTTAATGGCTAAATGCTGATATATTAGTCTAACAAGTAACAAAAAACGCTAACTGTCTATTTTATCGGCACATTTATTTAGTGGCTTTAAATTATTAGCCCCTAAATCATGGGAATTACAGTGAAGTAGTTAAGTATGCAATAGCATGAGCTGATGTTTTATCAGTGATAGTTGTTTTTAGGCGTAGATACCAGATTGTGGAAACATTTTGAGTGTCGTTTACGGCGACCTTTGGTGAAATACATCGATGTATTTGATCTTATAACTATGGTTTCAATGATGACGGCTATAGATTAATAAAATTGGGTTCAATGCACGGTAACCAGCTGATAGAATAGCCAGATAAGATAATACAGTTTTAGGATAACAAAATGACTCAAGTAACTTGGCAACAACTAACCAGCAGTGTAAAGATGGCAGAGCTTGGCGCAACAGCCAGTGAGTGCCATGGTATTGTCTGTGGCCTTATTTGTGGTGGCATTAGTTTAGAAGACAGCAGCTGGTACGGTGCCTTTAATGATTTAATGAACGACGGCCTTGCATTGCCAATCGATTTGAAAAAAGTGATGCAGCAAGCATTTGATAACGCGCGTGGCGAATTTTTAGCTGAAGAATATCAAGTGCGGTTATTGCTGGCAGACGATGAGCAATATCTTAACGAACGTGCTAAATCATTAGCCCAGTGGACCGAAAGCTTTTTGACCGGACTGGCGATTGGCAATGAGTCGGGCAAAGAAATGTCAAAAGATGTCAAAGAAGCACTGGCTGACTTGAACCAGATTGCCAAAATTGATTCAGAAATTGAAGACGGCGAAGAAGCTGAGCAATTTTTAGAAGAAATTATTGAATACGTTCGCGTGAGCGCGATTTTATGTTTTAGTGAGCTGGGCCAAAAACCTCAACGACCTGAAACAGCCGATGCCGATGTTAAGGCTTCCAAAACCGAGAAGAAACTACATTAATGATCAATCAACTTTTCTTTAGCGGGCGTCGTAAGGCGCTGTTCGAACAAATGACAGACAACAGTGCCGCAATTATTTTTGCGGCTACTGAAAAAGTCCGTAGTAATGATACCGAATATCATTTTCGACAAAACAGTTACTTTTATTACCTCAGTAGTTTCACCGAGGCCGATGCGGTGCTGTTATTGGTTAAAAAAGATGGTTTGACCAATACTGTGTTATTTAATCGCGATAAAGATAAGTTACAAGAAATTTGGCATGGCCGCCGATTAGGCCAAGCACAAGCCGTTAAACAACTTGAGGTTGAACAGGCGCTGTCAATTAGTCAGCTTAGTGAGCAACTGCCCGAGTTGGTTAATGGCTGTGACACTTTTTATAGCTGTCACGGCGAGTCGTCTGATAATGACGCGACCATAGCGACCTTAATGGCCAGTTTACGCGCTGGCGCTCGCCAAAACTGGCGCGCACCGACCACGCACATTGATTTACGTATAGTGCTTGATGAATTACGGTTGTTTAAACAAAACGAAGAAGTTGAGCTTATGCGCCGTGCTGGGGTTATTTCAGCCAATGCGCATACCCGCGCAATGACTTTTATTAAACCTGGCATGTTTGAATACCAGATCGAAGCAGAGATATTGCACGAATTTACCATTAATGCCGCGCGTTTTGCCGCTTACAATACTATTGTCGGGGGCGGGGATAATGCCTGTATTTTGCATTACACCGAAAATGAGTCGGTATTGAAAGACGGCGATTTAGTGCTAATTGATGCAGGCTGTGAATATCAAGGCTACGCGGCCGATATTACCCGAACCTTTCCGGTTAATGGCAAGTTCTCTGTCGAGCAAGCGGCAATTTATCAATTAGTGCTTAAGGCGCAATTGGCCGCGATTGACATAATCAAACCTAGCGCCACGCTTAAAGCCGCACAAGATCAGGTGATTGCTATTTTCACCCAAGGTTTGCTCGACTTAGGCATTCTTAACGGTGATTTTGATCAGCTGGTGGCCGACCAAGCGTACAAGCAATTTTACATGCACGGGATAGGCCATTGGATTGGCATTGACGTGCACGATGTTGGCGATTATAAAACCGCAGATCGAGGTCGCATTTTAGAACCCGGCATGACGCTAACGATTGAACCCGGTTTGTACATTGATCTTGATGCCGACGTTGACCCTAAATGGCGCGGCATTGGCGTGCGCATTGAAGATGATTTATTAGTAACGGTCGGTGGCAACGAGGTGTTGAGCAAAGATGTGGTTAAAACCATTAGCGATATCGAAGCCTTAATGGCCCCTAGCTAGTGTTCATCCAGAAACTGCGAAGCAGGACACTGGCTATGTGGTACAGGGATGTGCCAACATTTTCAACTTGTTGAAAATGAAAGCGAAGTAAAACCACGTTTTACAGTAGTGTCTTCAGAAACAGACAAGGATGTCTATTTCTGGACGATAACTAGCTAGGCCGACGTCACCTTAGCAGTGACGTTATGTTAGATTTTGAGAACAAAGAGACAGGTTTAAACAAGTGGCAGACAACAAACAACATTTTGATTTAATCATCAACGGTGGTGGCATGGCAGGCGCAACGCTGGCATGGGGCTTAAGTTATCTGTTAGGTGATAATCACTCGCTTAAGATCGCAATTATTGAAGCTTCGATCAGTGATGACAGCCACGCAGGGTTCGATGCCCGGGTTATTGCGCTGTCTTATGGCTCGCGCCAAATACTAGAGCAGTTGGGCTTGTGGGCCGATTACAAAAAAATAGTCACTGCGATTGCTGACATTGAAGTG from Gammaproteobacteria bacterium includes:
- the rsgA gene encoding small ribosomal subunit biogenesis GTPase RsgA, with product MAKQKKLTKGQIRRVRSNQDKRLSSSKKKSRNVEWQDNQLGDQEDGLVISRYGQHADIEADDGNVHRCNLRRAIGSIVTGDRVVWRKGNETFSGISGVVEAVHERTSELTRPDYYDGVKVIASNIDQIFIVSSVVPAFSSQIIDRYLVAAENVEIKPIIVLNKIDLLDDEGLELLDSMLEVYRQLGYEVVMLSSHTGESVATINGMLDGKVSVFVGQSGVGKSSLINALMPDAELVIGDVSANSGLGTHTTTTAKLLHFAQGGDLIDSPGVREFGLWHIDPERIAWCFIEFRQYLGGCKFRDCKHGNDPGCLLAQAVEDEIIDQERFDNFHRIIDSLENNKANRHIAGSE
- the psd gene encoding phosphatidylserine decarboxylase (Phosphatidylserine decarboxylase is synthesized as a single chain precursor. Generation of the pyruvoyl active site from a Ser is coupled to cleavage of a Gly-Ser bond between the larger (beta) and smaller (alpha chains). It is an integral membrane protein.), which gives rise to MNFSDKLKIVGQYCLPKHALSRLTGAFAAAECGKVTTAIIGWFIKRYQVDMAEAEREQPQDYVTFNDFFTRALKPGLRPIAQTDLVLPVDGCVSQLGPMQTGRIIQAKGHDYSAFTLLGGDKSRAKPFNHGHFATIYLAPKDYHRIHMPMDATLREMVYVPGDLFSVNPLTAANVPGLFARNERVAAIFDTEFGPMAMVLVGATIVASIETSWHGTVTPPSNQLDSWDYPADGEQAITFKKGDEMGLFKLGSTVVMLFGDDMLSHFEPHLVAGTVTRLGQPMASLNNTAASDQ
- a CDS encoding EamA family transporter encodes the protein MNDYQRSLIQLHGGVLLFGGTSLFSHLLPWSALDITMLRTAIAALALMLIIKYQGDRLRLNSGKDYLMALLLGLIVGAHWVTYFMAMQLSNVAIGMLAFFCYPVVTVFLEPLFNKTRAHQRDILCALAVFVGVYLLIPELDVSNDTTLGIAIGVFSGFLFALRNVLHKRYFSHYKGTQAMFYQTLVVAIMLSPFLELDPLSMSGLVVDGKLGEFGLLLLLSVVFTALPHSFLANSLKNLSAKTAGLISCLQPLYGVVLAALILGQWPSSMVYIGGALIVMSAVFETIAVTKGSKKTR
- the mrcB gene encoding penicillin-binding protein 1B, encoding MTSKKKTSTTAKAKANKKALWRKKALKFVAKLSFIMVVAVASYGVYLDGKIDQKFAYDHWNIPAKVYAQSMTLRPRQSISRDQVLNELKQLNYRRVGNPNSPGEYAISTTKIDLYRRTFSYVDGDTPSQRTMLTFKGDSLHSIVNHGEKQAIAQFNIEPKLLKRLNNGSTEDRIFVPREQFPELLIETLIHTEDRQFYSHNGIAPVSILRALVANIKAGRTVQGGSTLTQQLVKNVFLTSERSLWRKVKEAYYSVLIELKYSKDQLLEIYLNEVFLGQNGALSINGFGLASEFYFARPINELTPAQTALLVAMIKGPSYYSPKRQPKRALKRRDFLLRQMLKQNFISVGEYQTAAKSSLGLKNGIGSNGKYHGFMSLVKQELSQRFSQDLSQASGLSIYTTLDTSTQRFAQQSLTKRVKQLEKSAKTSHLQGAVVVTDYRTGQVKALVDGTNANYAGFNRALNAIRPIGSLVKPFVYASALENAGQFNLATMLEDKPLTLTDGHGQTWRPLNYDKKYRQQVSLMDALSHSYNVPTVNLGMAVGLDNVTFTLNRAGWKDEIKQLPSMLLGAIEASPWQISQLYQSLANGGETKQLHTVIAVITESGESFYGYNPDPVQAISPSAAFLTKFAMHQVTQSGTARSLRWQHPNKRLAGKTGTTDDLRDSWYAGFDHNEATIVWLGRDDNKSTGLTGSSGALTVYSEMIKRHGAQSISLAPPGNIVSGYFSSVTGRPSDKYCNDVVQLPALESTWQNTESCYAAPVKAAKSVFDDFLSFFSN
- the hrpB gene encoding ATP-dependent helicase HrpB, which codes for MNQLPVSLVLDQLNAALASHNQVLLQAPPGAGKSTYLPLQLLQHPSFADKKILMLEPRRLAARNIARYIAKQLGEKVGETVGYRIKGDHQTSNTTRLEIITEGILTRMLQQDPELADVGLIIFDEYHERSIHADTSLALCLEIGDVLRDDLHLLVMSATLNGEQMQQLMPDAVAIESQGRCYPVDLHYKPRNTKLPLPPQVAKLVNIALSEYDGNILVFLPGASEIKKVASALGQQPANIDVLPLYGQLSQQQQDQAISSTVPGRRKVVLATNIAETSITIEGISLVIDSGLVNKAVFNRHNGVTHLKKEQISQASAEQRAGRAGRVQAGHCWRLWSAEQQSRLAKFDQPQILVSDLLSLALELAKWGVQDPTQLRWLNPPPTHNLTQARQLLSEFGALDSHVQLTAHGQAIYQFGTDPRMAHMMLWATKQQQPQLAALACYLAAVLEQGGVVANQIDISTHLNHLLNAKALSYTDKQIISQANKYRQRLKLDKRQFSADSQLCGLLLAQAFPDRIAKRRPDNSNSNSNSNNSGDEKYLLANGFGASVPTHSHFSHDYIVVADLMSFEQGSFQSANEGRIFLGAELDLSQLEQYSPEHFNDHDLLQWDDKTNKVRALAQRKIGKLTVSERPLTQIDRQQLELALMAGIRSNGLKYLDLTKNDNQLLQRLNFAHQSDPAQWPDFSESCLLEQLSQWLLPYFNGAKKLTALKQINVSDALLSRLDWAKQQQLNQLFPTHYQVASGSSIRLDYSDSQQVKLSVRIQEMFGIMNNPAISQGKIILLIELLSPAMRPIQLTQDLANFWHGSYQLVKKDMKGRYPKHYWPEDPAIAMPTTRVKKHMNSPTKR
- a CDS encoding 5-formyltetrahydrofolate cyclo-ligase, with product MNRAATPAPLRQQIRQQVRLSRQQLSQTEQQQASQQLVKQLIGHPKLQQATKVAIYLANDGELDPMPLIEALWRQGKEVYLPRLHPFSAGNLIFIRYQANSPMVSNKYGIKEPKLDVTKLCPTAQLDIIFTPLVAFDRQGNRMGMGGGYYDRTLGAFSQGQGPYPIGLAHECQQVDSLPIAAWDIPLPQIITPSQIYNR
- a CDS encoding UPF0149 family protein, whose translation is MTQVTWQQLTSSVKMAELGATASECHGIVCGLICGGISLEDSSWYGAFNDLMNDGLALPIDLKKVMQQAFDNARGEFLAEEYQVRLLLADDEQYLNERAKSLAQWTESFLTGLAIGNESGKEMSKDVKEALADLNQIAKIDSEIEDGEEAEQFLEEIIEYVRVSAILCFSELGQKPQRPETADADVKASKTEKKLH